The following is a genomic window from Calliphora vicina chromosome 5, idCalVici1.1, whole genome shotgun sequence.
atgacagatataagttattaaaattaaaaacccagttcaaaaaatacgccatctattgcaaATCCCGCATTTTAAGCCATACCGTCAATATATTAAGAAGATATTGAAACTTCAAGTTGTAGAAGAACTTCAATCCTCACATAAGTCATAAATAGTTTATGAtatcaaaataattgaatatcACTATTGATCTTCGAAAATACATTTCATATGCAAACAATGTTGCAATCTTAAagcaattaattaaattaatcgcattgaaaaaattaatattaaataaagccAGTTAGAAGTACCTACGTGCAAACACAAAgtagtttataaatatttcgcaAAACTCTTAAAATGTAAGAAATTTTACTCTAAAACACTGATCACtgttacagttttatttttatttttatttttttttgtttttcctgcTATTGCAACAATGTgaaagtcaaaaaaaaaaaaatgccgccAAAAGCATTAATGTCGGTCGTACGACGTCTCCTCGTCACCGGCATTCTCATGCCTGCTCATCAGTCGCGTCCTCATCATCATTATTCAGTTGGCCGGTCCCGGCTCGGCCGTCTGTCTAAATGCATCATCATATGCACAGCTTAGTACACACACTCATAGTTTGGCTAGACAAGCGTTTATCTTAAGaatgtaaatatgtatcttTAGAAAATGAACATGTCGTCTTCCTTTTTACACAATAGATACGACCGACCGACGCTGGGGCTCTGTAACGTTCATTATCTGTTGTTAAGTTTAGTTTAGTTAGTTTACTCTATTTAATAAAGAATatctacttttttttgttgtttttgttgtttgttttgtaaataagttttccaacattttaactgttaatttctgttttaaacaaaaaaaatctatataaataaatctgtagCAGAAAACGTATTAAAACAAGTTGTTTGTTACAGATTGTGTTTTAGTGATTTTCTTTGCAAATGTTAGAAGTGGTAAAAGATCTTTAAGAATGAGAAAAGaggctttttttgtttgatttggcATTAGTAGCGGATTTTTGTTTAACTTGCCACTATCATGTTATGATAACACTTGTTGGCATTATGATCAACAGAAATTCAAAAGAGTTGATTccctatatataaattaaattttaaataatatgcaAGTTTCAATTAAATGCCAGTAAACTTAAATATATCTTAAGGTTTATATAATAATGATTAAGTATTAGCTTTTCGATGATATAATTATTTGTTCCTACATCATGATTTTAACTTTAGAATTTCCCCAAtctttttcatatttcatataaatttatcaGTCATTTCTTATATTATTTTCCTTGCTTTTAACTGCCTTTCGCGAATAGAAGAATGTAACATAGCAAAAATCTAATAATGGGGTTATATAGAGAAAAGTGTTACCTTTTCTATGTTACAACTATTTTTTCCTAAAGcgagtatttaaattttaaatttccatcACTTCTAAatttaatcaataaattttttaagattatttcCCTCATTTTAAACTACCATTAAAGGATATAAGAAACGAgtgaagaaaaaacaaatgatGAGGTTATGTAGAGAAAAGAGTTACCTTTCCGATGATataattagtttttccaaaattgcatttcaaatgctttaatttccacCAATCTTCTGCATATAGCATATAAATAGACTAAAttaagtacattttttttttggaatttttcccTCACATTTAATTGTCGTTAGCGGATAGAATAAtgtattaaagaaaaaactaatgaTGGagttctatatagaaaagtcttACCTAGCCGatgatataattatttttaccaaaatcaaatttacaatatttgaatttcCACTAACTAAATtgaatcaataattttttttattattacccTTACTTTTAACTGCCGTTAGGGGATAGAAGAATGTAGTGTAGAACAAAACTAATGAGAGGCTTACATAGAGAAATGTGTTACCTTTCCCATgatataagtatttttttaaagcgcatttttaatttttaaatttccatcaATCTTCTAAATttatcagttatttttttagattatttccctcattttgaattgtaattaatGGATAAAAGAATTGTGTTTTCAAAAATCTAATGATGGGGTTATATAGGCGTTACCTTTCCGATgatataattaatatttcaaaaatcgcatttttaatatttgaatttccTCCAATTTTCACCAATGGAATAAATTTaaccaattatttttaaaataattttcctcACTTTTAACAGAAATTAATGGATACAAGAAACGTGAGAAGAAAAAACTTAGAATGAGGTTATATAAAGATAAGTGTTACCTCTCCGATGATGTAATTGTCTTTtccaaaatcgaatttttaatgtttgtattttCACCAATCCAAATAAAGtcaataatttttaagattattttcTTCACTTTTAATTGTTGTTTGCGTATTGAAGAATGTAATGTAGGAAAAAACTAATGCTGAGGTTACCTATCCAATGATATaatcattttttcaaattcgaatttttaatgtttgaatTTCCAGCAATCTTCTGCATATAGCATATAAATGAACTGAATtgaatcaataatttttttgattatttcccTCACTTTTAACTGCCGTTAGCGGATAGAAGAATGTAGTGTAGAAAAAAGTAATGATGGGATTATATGTAGAAAAGTGTTACCTATCCAAtgatataattctttttttttaaaatagaatttttaatgtttcaatTTCCACTAAAATTTACTAAActtaatcaattattttttagataatttccCTCACTTTTATCTCCCATTAAAGGATACAACAAACCAGTGAAGAAAAATACTTATGAGGTTACATAAAGAAAAGTATTACCTATCTGATGATataatcttttttttcaaaatcgaatttttagtGTTTGAATTTCCACCAAACTTCTGCATGTAGCACATAAATGGACTAAATTGAATCAATAATTTCCATCACTTTTAATTGTCGTTAGCGGATATTAGAAtgtattaaagaaaaaactaatgaTGGGGttatataaagaaaagttttaCCTCTCCGATGATGTAATTGTCTTTtccaaaatcgaatttttaatgtttgtattttCACCAATCTAAATTAAGtcaataatttttaagattattttcTTCACTTTTAATTGTTGTTTGCGGATTGAAGAATGTaatgtagaaaaaaactaaTGATGAGGTTATATAGAGAAAAGTGTTACCTATCCAatgatataattattttttttcaaattctaatttttaatgtttgaatTTCCAGCAATCTTCTGCATATAGCATATAAAGGAACTGAATtgaatcaatattttttgtgattaTTTCCCTCATTTTTAACTGCCGTTAGCGGATAGAAGAATGAAGTGTAGAAAAAAGTAATGATGGGATTATATGTAGAATAGTGTTACCTATCCGATGATAgaattctttttttcaaaatcaaaaagttCTTTTATCCTAATGAATTTTAAGAATGAATACCTTCAACTCACTGTCTCATATGAAAGTTGATTTCTTACGAAAAAAAAGAAGTGTTTGATGTATCTTTAGCAGCAGTATGTTAGAGAGAGGAAAAACACCTGTTGCTCGACACTGTCATTTTGGCTAAGAATCTTTGGCTTTAACAAGGCAGCATCAGCagtggaagaaaaaaaaagcttttgtttgCCACATATGTAAGCATgcgtgtgttgttgttgttgttgttgctgtaaacCAGTAGCTTAAGTCTTAACACCCTCTTGGGGTACAAGTTACTCcaatgttattgtttttgttacagtTTTGCCACATTAAGATGAGGCctggtttgtttttgttatgagtatttattttttttctacttgcTACCGCCACAGGATGTTGCTGATGAGTATGAAAGTTGATGGTCTATGGTAGTGGGGTATGATGACTATGTCAGTTTGTTGCTGATATTGCTACAAGTATTTGCTGGCAACCAAATATACTCCAACTTGTATGTAGGATATGTAGCTCTGTTTGAAAATGTGGGTTTACAAAAACATGTAATCAAGCGTAAAATGTTACGTTTTTGTAACGCTTCAATGTACAGCAAATGTTTAAGGCTACAAATTACTATGATTTGAATACacattaaaacaacaacaacaataacaacaaaaaacaataacaactttGATTAATTTTAGTATTTCCATGCTGTTTAAAATAGAACTACAGAATGGTATCCACCAGGTATCTATAGTATCGTTTGGATACCTTTACATGTATGTGAAAGGGTTTCGTTTTGAAAAACTTACTCAGGCGTTTAGGCATTCATTCAGTTGACACATTATACATACGTCTGTACATATGAGCTGAGATTTATGAAGAAATACATAGGTTTTTACGTTTATTGTTACATAAATAgaagtttgtttatttgtaggaaactactatttttaaatatgaaatgggGTTTGGTTATTATGGTTCAATGTTTTTGTGGGGGAAAGTTTCAGGAATTATTATTGTTTCTTAAATTAAAGAGTAAATTGTAATAGATATTAGTAGATATTTTAAATGCCATTTAGCATGATGACATTGTTTTTCCTTACTTATCCCTTTAATGATATATTCTGAAGCGATTTAAGGAATTCAGACCCTCAGTCTTTCTATTGACTATAGAAAATTATCCAAATGAAACCTTTAACTAAATTCTAGGTTAGATTTTTCTACAATTAACCAACATAAGTATACTAGAATGAGTACAATATAACCCACTCATACTCTTTTATAAATTCTTGGGATTTCTGATGTCCAACGCTTGGACTCCAagcgaattttgtgccaacaaagcgtcatatgagggaagttttgctttacttccataatatgaaaaaagtgccgctgaagcccACCGAttatcaccaaagcttatggtgaatttgTTTCATCGACAAAGACCACCCAAGGCAGCTAaacaaatttgaagaccaagactTGGAGGTATTACTCtatgaagacaattgtcaaactcaaccagagcttgcaaaatcattggcagctactcaaacagcaatttcaaaacgttttttcatccaaaagaagcgtaaattgggtaacatacgaattgaagctgagagaccttgaaagacgattttgcatgtcagaaatgatgcttgaacgctataaatgaaaatcatttttgcaacgaatcattacttgcgatgaaaaatggatccattacgacaacccgaagcgtaagacatcgtatgtgaagctcagccaaccagccgaatcgataccaaagccaaagcTCTGTATTTGGTTTAAGCAAAAGAGTACCATCGATTATGAGCTAGCCAGACCATCACGAGGAACCTGCaacgaatgcaactgattcgtttgaagcgatcgtTGGCTGAAAAACTaacagaatatgcgaccagacatgacaacgcttggccacatgttgcaatacctgttaaaaattatttagaaagaagCAGTTTTTGCTCACCCTCCAGACTTTTCCCCGTACGACTACTATTAGCTTCGATCGATGTAAAACGCTCTATCTGTGATGCGCtacacttcagaacagagtatccgaaattggcttgattcgttcttggcatcAAAAGATGATCAATTCTTTtagctcgaaatccatatgttgccagaacgattataagctgctgaaatctgtccagactatcacagggaacctgtaccgaacgcaactgattcgtttgaagcgaaaattggccgaaaaactcccagaatatgcggacaGACATGACAACGCTTAGCCACATGttcctgttaaaaattatttagaatgtgGTTGGTAAGTCTTTCGCCTTATAGTCCAAACCGtgacccgtccgactactatttgcttcgatcgatgcagaacgctctctctgggatacgcttcactttggaagagAGTATCCGAATTTGGCTTGATTCgtgcttggcctcaaaagatgaacagttcttttggctcgaaatccatttgttgtcagaaagatgggaaaatgtcatagccaTAGAGAAAAAACaaagagcggaaactctcctgtcaaagacctaactcagttgtcaaaaacctatgtggtgagaatgtattagtaaaaaaaactatgtgaaaacaaaaactacactcgtatgtgtaacttttttgagtaatttttttgtttgagtttttttctattttccgcTATATGTTCTCTATGGTCATAGCTACCAATGGCCAATCCCAATAAGCTATTTTACTGGAACTCAAGTTGagagcaagtgtaattcaagccttgaattatagtcaagcaattgaattacagttgtattacactttgtTTAAATAGTATTCAGGAAACATAAATCCATatgtttttccaaatatttttcaaacaacaaaacataattacaattgtattcaagtcaaattccaataaaatgttcaagtacttgaattttttttgagcTTATTTTTTGTATTGGACAAATGTCTCAAagtaaaagctaaacattttaaaaaaatcacgcatttttaagtcgtacGTACAAGaggtttaaagaattttaaaaattaacaaatttgtttccaaaatttttttccccaaGAATTTTTCTAAGCTTTTTCCActcatttttgtttaacaataatgaccaagaaatcaattttaaatgattttcaatgtttatttcctcataaaaacttaaatacaactcaaatcataaagatttttaaaggaatcataaaaatatttcctaaaGAATTTAGCTCCAACCTTTATTTGATATTTCACTACTTttaattagtttatttatttataaaaaaaatcaaaataaaataccaaaagtAGCAATAACAGCAAGTAAATGAAAGGACCTATTATATTGACACGAAACAACTCCCCAAAATAGTTAAtataaatcaaacaaatttgctCTTTCTTACTGCTCCTCTTTCTCTTCTTCATAAGGATAGTCGGGTACAGAATAATTCAGTTCCATTTTGCCAGATTTAGCCACCTTtaccaataaaaaaacaaacaaattaaccaaaaagttaaaatcttCCATTTTCTCCTGCCACCTACAAATATCACCGAACCAACAAATGAAGCAATACCACTTAAAAATACCATCATATAACGATTTTGTGCACGTGCATTGGCCTCTTTCCAACTACCCTCAGGTATTGGCACATCATTGAGGGTGGCATGTTCCCCACCATCCTTAAATTTGGCTTTTGAACGTGTCTGTAAGAAGACTAAAGTAAAGACAACAAGAGGTTTTTGGAGAATTTGAGCAGgaatttggttttaattttctttagaagtTAGACTCACTCGTTCTTTGAATTTGTGTACGCACTGGATTTCTTAGCTTatttatgttaaacattttgttaataaaatttaaatttctaaatattttttgtgttatttgtatttaatataaacaacagaaatatttggaatatttttgaaaagtttgtcAATGTTTCAAGCGCAATGAAGTGATAatccagtaatttttttttagaaacaaaaaactaaggttggctaccgttaccgTTAACCCTAAAATACACTTTCAGCTCAACTACtgttaccgctaagctaccgtTACAAAGATAACAGGGCATACCGTTGCCGAAATAATTCTAAATCGGTAGCCATCTTTGTAAACACATGTATTGCAGAGCTCGAAAAGAGATTTCAACAGCAGAATATGTACGAGCTAGCAATGCCGTGGAGACCATTTGCTcggtattcatatttaaaaattagatttgacatttgataattaaaatttaagtttttatacccttcacaatgaGTGGCAATGGCAGACACGGATCCTGGTCAATCACTAAGGGGGGAGGGGAAATAATgcttacatttttcattttttaaactttaaaactttTCCGTCTGGATGTTGAAATCatctttccgtagcccccaaataatttacatacttgattaatacatcaatatatccgccatagtcccggttcggttgctatttaaaatcgagaaaatcggaccacaaatgtctgagatataaggaaaaacaccgggacaaccttgatttttacCTAACATTTATCTTTATCTGGATTACTggattattaatatagacaatatggatatctactgataaatatttcaaagacctttgcaacgacgtatataagaccatagtaaatgggtcaaaatcggaaaaaaattttaaaccgaatttttttttcaccaaacgtttttttttcgctaaatattaaaaacaaaaatttttaaatttaaaaaaaaatattgaaaatttaaaaaaaaaacaattcgaaaaaaaaattttccaaaaaattaaaaaaaataaattttgatttttaactaaatattaaaaaaaaataattaaattaaaaaaaaaatatttaaaatttaaaaaaacaattagaaaaattttttttttcacaaaattaaaaaaaatatataaatttttgtttacctaaaaatatttaaaatttttattttgaagtataatttggtgaaggctatataagattcggcacagccgaatatagcttccTAACTTGTTTtttacaactgagttaggtacaACTGTGTAGTACTACACTGAACTTTGGCTTttactttttcaatttcaaatttattattttgtttttaaatttctgacataatattaatgttattattatttaacaactttcaaaataaagatagactttatttttatatttaaattaactaaattattaaatcgttaatattattgttaaatattcAAAACTTGTGTTTAGGCCTAAAAACCAACAATTgacttttgttttgaaatatgaTGTTATTTAAGAAAATGGTTCAGAGTTGAAACCTATAAATTCTCTTTTCAAAACCATAAATTTTATTGTCTAAAACTAAACAATTCCTTAAAATCAATTGTTAAATTGTAACTGTGAAGTCTCCATAGagtttttgtaacaaaataaaagtaataaaaaaaattatgacatttTATACAGGTGTTAAACGTATAAAGCATTTAAAATCCATAAACACTAATaagtttgtttcttttttctataaaatttgaatattataaGATTTAATACAAATGCCTTTGTTTCTTCATAGAGTCCATTTGAACCTCGTTACTATTGAAAGGTTAATAGAGTTTTAATTCTTTACAAAATCTTAAGGTTTTTTTGTTCTTagatttgaaaaattcttttgttATCACCATCCAAATCTAAACTAAAACGTGgctattgttgtttatttttttttgtttatttgttttcacaacaaaaaaatatctaactGTTTTTTTAGACTATGgttaagataataaaaaatattctaatttgaaataaattatgtcaacattaaacaataatttacaacaataaaaaaaaaacaagttttatttctaaaacaCCATTATTAAGTAGGAGTTCAAGTTTCATATTATTTGACTTGTTACACTCAACCAACAACTAACTACTTAACTAACCCGTACAACACTTGTTGTAAACACTGACAACGagtataatttcatttaaattgtatgTTAAGTTCAACAAATCATTAGCAAATTATCTTGActtgaacaaaatatttaaaacacttgtttttctttttgttttcttaactcAACATGGCTTCAActaaaatgacaaattttgacATGACTATGAACTTGTCGGTAATGAGATGCTTAcaaccttaaaaactaaattgttttaGCAGTAAAAAATATACCGAATCGTAgccaagaaatataaaaaaacagtgTCAACTTTAAagtggaatttatttttttagttgagcttatttttaatacaacttGTTTCCAGCttaagaattaaattaaaacaaattaatggcCAAGAAACCGTTctacataaaatgtatttaattaatttcttaagAAACTACCAGAACAAGTACCTGCCTAAAGCAAAATGTACTACTTTAATAAGGTTTGCAGAGAAAATGGCACAAATTGTTTAACTGAAAACAGAGGAGATTAGACAATGAGATATTTATAAAGTTTGACATAGTTTGTATATAGCacgggaaaatgttttcaaaattcaatcaatcgaaagaagaacattaactactcaattttatgtatatcaaaaaaaaactgaaattttgtgaaaatgagctaattcacttaattgtgaataaattcaaaaataatcaatagatttttatgaccaatatctcattttgttcctattacatgtggctttgcgataaagcaataaatctgaacaatttctgccgttttcgattttatatgatttttttaaaacaaaaaagatttatattttttggttccatttgttattataactccgatactactgagccgattgaaacgcaatatagaaaaatctgttacacacaagattttctatagaaaaaacagttatacacaaaattttctatagaaaaaactgttatacacaaaattttctatagaaaaaacagttatacacaaaatattctatagaaaaaacagttatacacaaaatattctatagagaaaacttttatacacaaaattttctatagagaaaacttttatacacaaaattttctatagagaaaacttttatacacaaaattttctatagagaaaactgttatacacaaaattttctatagagaaaactgttatacacaaaattttctatagaaaaatctgttatacacaaaattttctatagagaaaactgttatacacaaaattttctatagagaaaactgttatacacaaaattttctatagaaaaatctgttatacacaaaattttctatagaaaaatctgttatacacaaaattttctatagaaaaatctgttatacacaaaattttctatagaaaaatctgttatacacaaaattttctatagaaaaatctgttatacacaaaattttctatagaaaaatctgttatacacaaaattttctatagaaaaatctgttatacacaaaattttctatagaaaaatctgttatacacaaaattttctatagaaaaatctgttatacacaaaattttctatagaaaaatctgttatacacaaaattttctatagaaaaatctgttatacacaaaattttctatagaaaaatctgttatacacaaaattttctatagaaaaatctgttatacacaaaattttctatagaaaaatctgttatacacaaaattttctatagaaaaatctgttatacacaaaattttctatagaaaaatctgttatacacaaaattttctatagaaaaatctgttatacacaaaattttctatagaaaaatctgttatacacaaaat
Proteins encoded in this region:
- the gom gene encoding uncharacterized protein gom, whose protein sequence is MFNINKLRNPVRTQIQRTIFLQTRSKAKFKDGGEHATLNDVPIPEGSWKEANARAQNRYMMVFLSGIASFVGSVIFVAKSGKMELNYSVPDYPYEEEKEEQ